The window AGTCATAATAGCACTCAAAACACTACTTTTCTGTGTGCAAAAAAGCATCTCTGATCTTATTTGAGAAGTTGGAATTTTTCACTCAATTCTACAGAACTCTCAGTATATCTATTCTTGTTTGCCCACCCAGCCCACTTACACAGTCATTAGGAGGTGTTTTTAAGTGTTTAAGGCATTGTGAGTGGCCCCACAATTATCTTAATTTGTGGGATAAAAACTCATTGCAGTTCACTACTCTGTGTCTTTCTATGAAGTTCTATCAACTCTAATCAATAAAGTTTCATAATTTCTATTTACATACTCTTCTTCTATCCATTTAAATAACTAAGTCAACTATAACTAATATTTGCAACCTTATTTTCTAGTCCCTCATTACTTCATATCTTGGTCAGTTTCCTTGACCTCAGCCAGAAGGCTCTGTATCCCTTTGTTAAACCAGGTTTAAACTGTCATCAGTATATTGGGTAGGCAGTGTTTTCATGATTTCACCATACATAATCCTACACAAAAGACATTTTACACATTTTGCATCTACATCTTCAATCAACTCTTCTCTTGTTCATGGAATAAACTCTCTGGAAAACAGACTTCTTTTTTCCAAGAGGCCTTTAATATTCAACATGGCATCTTTCCTTCTCATCCCCCCTCCCGTCACCTTTACAAATGGTGTCTTCCTGAATTATGTCCCAGGAAAATTGTAAAATCATAGATTCTAGActtagaaaggatcttagaggccagTAAGTTCAGAGTTCTcatttacagagagggaaacagaaCCCTAGAGAAgttgatttgctcaaggtcatacaggtagtaagaatCAGAGGAAGGATGCTGAGAAGGGGATGAGAATACATGGGGGCAGGGAAGAAGCGACAATAAAGGGAATTACGGGCACTCAAGAGTGTCCTTGGCTTGCTTCTGAGTAGGAAACGTGTCATAGTcaagatgtatgtatgtacgtatgtatgtatgtacgtatgtatgtatgtatgtatgtatgtatgtatgtatgtatttttgcagggcaattggggttaagtgacttgcccagggtcacacagctagtaagtgttaagtgtctgaagccggatttgaactcaggtacgcctgactccagggccggtgctctatccactgcgccacctagctgtcccctcgagatgtatttattaagagtttactatgtggggcagctagatggtgcagtggatagagcaccggccctggagtcaggcgtacctgagttcaaatccggcttcagacacttaacacttactagctgtgtgaccctgggcaagtcacttaaccccaattgcctcactaaaaaaaaaaaaaagagtttactatgtgccaggcaccgtgctaaacactagggattcaaaaaaaaggaaaaaaaaaagttcctttcctcaaggagttcacagtttaatagaggagacaacatgcaaaccatgtacaaacaagatatatacagaataaactggagataacCACACCAGGTTATTATAACATGATCTGATATAATGtatgatataatgatataatataatagtgTTCATGATgtcacaggcactgtgctaagtgcttgacaaTTATTctatcatttggtcctcacaacaacccagggagttaggcactattattatccccattttacagatggagagacttgaagcaaaccgagattaagtgacttccccagggtcacacagagagccagtgtctgagactgcactTGAacccggtgctccatccacttacCCATCATACAGTAATTAGCACAGAATGGATATAGTGTAAGACAACGGCTCAATGCATTGGGAAAAGACCAAGGAAATCTATGTTCTATAGAGCAGACACATGCCTACTTGCTGACATCATTGAGGAAGACTAGAACTTCAGAAAGATGGAAGTTTAGTCACAAAACTTAGGAACCACAACAAGGATGTGCTGGCATTCAGTTCTACAAACCACACACATTCAGTACCTATCTTAAAAGAGGAATTCTTACCTTTTACGGGGGGCAGGGGGAATTTGTCTGGTCTGACGAATTCTTACTGTGCCTCTGATGGACtgattattgatttaaaaaaagatggcTCTATCACTTGTCATCTTGGTCTCTCTGGCCTAGGGAAGCAAgggtatttttcctttctcttccagtgCTGTTCTCAGCTTCATAACAGGGCTTTAAGTAAAATAAAGAGTTTAGGGGAGAGATTGATATCATGTATCGAATTGACctaagagtcaggaaaatctgagtttaagcAAACCCATGGACAtagactggctgtgtgattctgggcaattcCTTGAGACCTGCTCTTGTACAGAAGGCACCCTCCACggcagtgggagggagggaaagaagaagggaggaaaagagagagggagagaggaagagagggagggggagagagagacagagagaatgagaatttagAGGTAGACTGGAATGGCAACATTTATGACCAAATTCCTCGATTTATGCTGGAGTCACAGATGTAATTGCCACAGACCATTTGTAATGAGACTCTCTCTGGTCAGGAAGCATTGCCCATGAGGACACAAAGTAAATGCTGGGCCAGGCTGTAGTTTCATAAGTGTTCTAATGAGGAGACTGGGAGGTGCATGATGCATGTATGGGCTGAAAGGTGGGGAAGAGCATGCTTAATCTGGTAATAGCTTACAGAAAATGTGGATAATTTCTGTGGGGAGAACAAGCCCAATTAGTCACAATATAAGATGCTGACCAGTACAGAGGGTAATAGATACACTTTACTACTTTTAATTTGGATTTGGTACATATTATGAAAATTTTACCAaactcttcatctgaaaaaaatcccACATTTTTTTGTCcctttaaagtcaggaagacctgagttcaaatatgggttcaaatacttcatagttgtgtgatcctgggcaagtcacttaacctgtttgccttagtgtcCTTCActctaaattggggataataatagcacctacctccccagaagatcaaatgaaatatttgtaaagtgcttagcacagtccttggtaCAAAGTAggttcttagtaaatgcttgtttgcttTCTTACAGCATGGTTTAGGATAAAAACCAATGGCCTCTGGAAatggaagacctgagctcagctCCCAGTACTATCTTTTAAAAGTGATACTGAGTGTTGCATTccttctctgtaattttttttcttcatttgtaaaatggaaataacacctATACTCTTCAGGTCATtgtaaagaaaactaaaattggTGTTTTTTGACAGTCCTCTGGCACAAGAGAATCCCTCCTAGGAGGACAAAGGGCTCCCCTATTAACCCTTGCTTTCTACAACTGGGCTCACAGTCCCCTGATAGGTGCAGCTATCAATAAGTTAAGTCCTTCTCTGGATACCCAGTTTATGGCTATGGAAAGACCCATGGGCCCTGTTGGAGACATCAAGGGAAACAACCCCTTAATGAGTTCAGGTGCTGAGAATATAAAACAATAGGAGTCAGTTCAGTACAAAGCCTTATTGAAAACAatgggaaaaagaggaagggaagagaagaaaagggtacCCAACACACAACTCAGTCATACCAACATAGAGCATAACTAACATAAGGGCAGTGCTGCACTGGGGAGCACAGTGCATTCAGCAGGAAGGGGAAGTGCACTCCATCAGTAAGGGGTTCTCTTGCTGGAGAGAAGCATATGCTCCTCAGCAGGAAGGGGTGCTCCACACTGCTCTTCTGAAAGTGAGGTTCTTATACTATGATTTTGGATGGCTTCCTTGGAGCTGGCCAAATTGCGTATCAGGGGTCAGGGCAAAATATTATTTGGGGGGAATTGTTCTCAGGGAGAAAAGCTGGTGGTATATATTATTTGGAGGACATGGCTATACCAAACATTGAAAAATGTTATTGTCAGTATTTTTCCATGATTATGTTCTATAAGCTTTCGGACTCCCTTGAGAGGAGACATCAGGGTGGCTTCAAAACCATCAggcctgatcttttttttttttttttttggtgggacaatgagggttaagtgacttacccagggtcacacagctaataagtgtcaagtgtctgagggcagatttgaactcaggtcctcctgaatccagggccgttgctttatccactgtgccacctacctgccccctttttgttttttttggcgaggcaattgggattaagtgacttgcccagggtcacacagctagtaagggtcaagtgtctgaggtcaaatttgaactcaggtcctcctgactccagggctggtgctctacccactgtgccacttagctgcccccaggcctaaTCTTTAAACAAAGGTTTCCATCCATAGATTCTATAAACTACAGCCTCCCTTAATAAGAAGCTGTCACAACTGTCTCAAGACCACCAGGACTTTTTAATTAAGTATATGGTGGTATAAAAACATGAATTATTACTATTACCTGAAATTAGTTAGATTGCAATGTTGACCACATGGTTCAAGAGAGTATCTTCCATATTGGATAGAGTGATTAGCTTTTCTTATTAAAAGACTTGGCATATCTGTGGGAAAGGgggcttaaaatttttttaaagattctgttccaagatttacaaagtacattcctcacaataaccctgtgaaatagatggTGCACATATGCTGCAAATGTGGAAGCTAAACTCAGATAGCTTGTGTGAATTGCACAGAATAACTCACTAGAAAGGGCTGGTGTTGGGACCTGAATCCAGATGTTCTCATTTAAAGTCTAGTGTtctctctactataccatgctggcATTTTCTAGAGTGGGAAGTGGGAAGGGGTTGGGATAGGGGAGTAGTAAATTTGTTCTGCTTCTGATTTTCTAAACTTAGCTAGGGTAGGGACTATATTTGTATCCCctctgcttagcacaatgcttggcacatggtaagcacttatttttttttctttctcttattggtCCCACTACCACTTGAGCCTATTTCTAGACTAATTTTGGGACTGTGAATTcaactaggaaaaaataaaaataaggcctCTGTGGTTCAGTGATTCCAGGTCTAGCTCATAGATACCTAGATTGAAGAGTATTCACCAAGGGTACttctgggttgtttttgttttggtgaggtaattggggttaagtgacttgcccagggtcacacagctagtaagtgtttagtgtctgaggccggatttgaactcgggtccttctgaatccagggccagtgctctatccactgcgccacctagctgccccactaagggTACTTCTGAAGGGAATTTAAAGTGCTTGTGTTTGATTTTGGATAGGTTGGGGGGTATTTAGCAGCAGTACTAAAAGGTCAGTTCTGTCTGTAACTACCTCATCTAAAGCAGGGCttcataaactttttccacttgtgaccctgttttgcccaagaaatttttacataaccccaggtacataggtatataaaagaggtatacataaacttttactgttgccaaatatttcacgagccccacattcagttatgcaactccacatggggtcaggacccacagtttaagaagctttgatctaaagGTGAAGATAGTTCTAGGCCATAGAATAAATCACTTACACTCAATATTAACTTAAGGCTTGAAAAGCATCTTCCTCAATACAATCCTATGAGTGCAGTAGTGCAAATATttccatctccattttataaataaggaaactgagtctctgagaagttaagtgaccatCCTttgatcacacagtcagtaattgggatttgaactcatgttttcagACTCTGAGGTCACTTGATCTTCTATGCCATGATGCCCTATGATAGAATCATCTAGGCTATGAGTCTTATAGACCAAGGATTATCTAAGATTACACCTCCTGTAGATATATCCAGAATAGCTTGActggttcacagctccaccaacaatgcatgtgtCCATTTTCAACCTATTTAGTAGCTTTGATTTTGACTCACTACCTCATTTTGGGCCAAGAGGTTTTTATTTGGGTCTTTTTGTTTGGAGTTACCTAATATGCTCCAGATTTTGATATATCTGCCACAACAAATCTCTGAGGAgcaggagtagtagtagtagtgatgataataataacattatatagagctttacaatctcatttgatccctttTAAGTTGatattagacccattttacagatgagaaaactgaagcaccaaaaggttaagtgacttgccccaaatcggATAGTACATATGTaatcccagatttgaactcaggtttcctgattccaggcccaacattctatctactgtactatctagctgcctcaaatatGCCCTGCCTATGACACTACATAACCACAAACACCCTTCAAACGTAGGGCTCTCCCCAGATAGAAAGGAATTCTTTTCCTACATAGTATCTTGTAGTATTATTCCTATAACTCTCTTTTGAATATCCAGGCCCCCTTTCATTGTCACACTCTAAGTTCATACTTTTCCTTGGGAAACAAATATATGCGACAACTAAGGCCTTTCTCCTAGGTGTACTGTCAAGCCACTCCCCTCATTCCTGTTCCTGGTCTTACCTACAGATATATTACCTCAAGATTTCCAATTAGAAGCCTTTGGACACCTGCATTTGAACCACTGCTTGCTGAATTTTTGCCTGTGCATATTTGCTTTCCCCCcacccacattctttttttttggtcaggcaattggggttaagtgacttgcccagggtcacacagctagtaagtgtcaagtgtctgaggccagatttgaactcaggtcctcctgaatccagggctggtgctttatccactgtaccacctaactgctccatcCCCCCACGTTCTTAAAGCCTCAAACCCCCATGACTAGTATAAATGTAATTTAGCATAATAGATCATACTTGATAAGTGataagtgaccttgggtaagtcacttaacccaagcTTCCAATTCCTCATCCCTCAAGAATATAAATCTTTGCACTccttacctcacaaggttatatACTTTGAGCAGGAGGTAAGGTGAAGCTCAGTATAAGAGGTGAGATTTAAGGTTGAAAATTCAAGATGCATCCCTAACAGTTCATTATTGTATGAACTGTGTGCAAGACACTACAAAATCCAATTGATCGCAACAAGTTCCTCTGATACAggtttcaaatttataaaactgagAGGTAAATAAATAGCTAAAGGACATAtacaagcagttttcaaaggaagaaatacaagtcACCAAGTGCTTTACATCACCAGAAAAAAATGCCAACTAAAGCAACTTGAGGATTTACTTCATACccatcaaaaataaagaggaacaGAGGGAAAACAGAGGCACTggttcattgttggtggagctacaaattagtctagccattctggaaaatgaCCATGTGGAACTAAGCTCCAAGTTACTAAACTGAACCCAGATATACCACTAGGTCTATAACCCAGAGatcagaggaagaggaaaaggacccatacacacaaaaatatagcagctcttttcacagaaaccccaaattggAAACTATGCAGTTGTCTTATTGGGAAGTAGTGAAACAAATCATGATGTATAAACACAGTGGAATATtatcatgccataagaaatgacaatttcagagaaaacagggaagactgaaaaaaattaacatagaGTGAAGTGAGAATATGAACAATTTACATGACAAAACTGTAGGAAAAAAAACTAGACTAATGACTTTagactctgatcaatacaataataaaCCATGACTTCAGGAGACTAAAGATGACACTTGCCTCCTGCCAGAGGTGATGAAttaaaatgcagaaatatattttgagGCATGGTCAAATTGAAAACTTGTTTTGCTGcattatatgattatgatggggTTTTGGTTTTCATGGGGGGGGTGTAGTGGAAGGgacaaattataaaacaaaataaattaacaatTTTAACAAGAAACAAAATTCAACTTAAAGAAACAAGCTAACTGGAAATGTGTAACCTAAACCAATTATACAAACATTAAGTGGTAAAACATGGACTGAAACCAACAACTTTGCAAATGCAGATTTGCAAGTTTTCTTGGGAATTCCTCCCGTTTTTGTTCAAGCTGGTTTTTTGTGCTGCTCCACTTTTGTTTCAGACTtcggtttggggttttttacagACACTGATTGGTATGTGTGGTTGGTTGCCCTATCCACCTACAATCCCAGGTATGCTTCTATATTCACTTTCATGGCCTCATTTGTAGTCATAATTTAACTAAGGTATCTGTGATTTTCTACACAAGGGACCCTTGCTGGTCTATATCTCTCAGAGAAAAGTTGAGACAACCTCCATTCAACATTTCAGGAGATGGAAGATTTTGGACACCTCATACCTAAGCAACCTATTACTACATGAACAGCAGCAATCATTGCCTAAGCCTCAAAGAAGTGACATCCAAAGTGACTGGGTGGGAATTAAAGTGGGtaccaaaagaaaaacagttcccaCCCCCTCCAAGGAGAAGGAGTTGTTGCTCTTCTGGTAGGAAGATGCTGGTATGATTATGCAGCATTAGAGGCCATGGAACATAAGTTGTGTCAATAAGGTACTCAGAGCTCAGTTTTGTGGTCAGGTCAATCACAGTCACTCCAGGAACATAGGAGGAATGAATCCAGACCCCTCCCACCAGCAACAGCTTTCCATCAAATACATGGGCTGTGTGAGAATACCTCGGGGTGATGGGAGGCTGAACGTCCAAGCTTTCCCAACAAAATCCATGAGAGACTGGTTTCAGAAAGTATATAGAGCCCAGTGGTTCCTCTGAAACACTCAGGCCTCCTGCAATGAGGGCTCCTCCCTTCCAACTGCAGGCACTATGAGAGTGTCGAGCATCAGGTTCTGGCCCCTCTACTGGTAAACTGACGCAAGTCATTGTGTCCATGTGTAGAAAAAGCCAGTCACCTAGCACTGGATCCTTCCCATTGCGCCCCCCGTATACAAACAAGTATTTCTGCCTCTTACAAAGGACCTTGGCTGCTGAGTGTCGCCACCGTGGAGAGGGGAACTCAGCGCCAACCTTGGTGACTGTCACCTTTAGGTTGTCAGGATCATTTCCCTCCGGGGAGAGGCAGCTGAGCCAGTACATCCCCGAGGCGGGAGTCACCGGGGACAGCCTCCCACCCAGCACAAGAACCAGAGTATCTGAGAAGGAGGTCATGGTGTGGAAGAGGCGCCCATCCCACTGGGTTCCAGGCCCACCCACGTGGCTTGCATTCCACCTAGAGCCGGGCTGTCTAAATAGCACATGACACTTGCTCATCCTCACATGTCGCCCGTCGTGCTCCCCAAAGCCCCCGGTGCTTAGGATAACATCGGGGCCTAGGAGGGCTGAGGCGTGGCCAAAACGCTTCAGGTCGAAGCCCTGGCACTCCCCTACTATACGGGCGGACAAGACACCAGTAGGAGAGGCTGGCTCCACTCGAGGAAAAGCCTCCACGGGGGGAAGCAAGGGGGTTTGAGCCACACAGCCAGCAGTGGAGGCGGCTAGAATGAAATAGTGGGAGCACTTCAGGTGCCACTCCTCAAACTCATCAAAGGGCTCGAGGGTCTCCACGCGCCTCCGCTCCTCGAGAGGGAGGACGCTGTGGTAAAACTCGTTCAAGTCCAGGGCGCTGCAGGCCGCCCAGCCGGCGTCGAGGAAACGCCGCCGCTGGGCCGCCACGTCGGGGAAGCTGGTCAGCCCGTGTAGGGGCGAGTTCAGCCGCCGGAAGTGCCGTTGCATGACCTGGCCGAAGGGGTCGTGCGGCCCCATCTGTTCATAGA is drawn from Dromiciops gliroides isolate mDroGli1 chromosome 2, mDroGli1.pri, whole genome shotgun sequence and contains these coding sequences:
- the LCMT2 gene encoding tRNA wybutosine-synthesizing protein 4; the protein is MGPRGRGRAGAVQSTNDSSSLSKSSLAAHGYVRDPFAALLVAGAPRRAPLIHRGYYVRARAVRHCVRAFLERAPAEGGARRRQILSLGAGFDSLYFRLKAAGRLAQAAVWEVDFPDVAERKASRICTTPELFAVAGPPLSGTEPGLGPATRFASEDYRLLGSDLRDLPALRDALEASGLDAAAPTLLLAEAVLSYMEPGSAAALVAWAAGRFDNAVFVLYEQMGPHDPFGQVMQRHFRRLNSPLHGLTSFPDVAAQRRRFLDAGWAACSALDLNEFYHSVLPLEERRRVETLEPFDEFEEWHLKCSHYFILAASTAGCVAQTPLLPPVEAFPRVEPASPTGVLSARIVGECQGFDLKRFGHASALLGPDVILSTGGFGEHDGRHVRMSKCHVLFRQPGSRWNASHVGGPGTQWDGRLFHTMTSFSDTLVLVLGGRLSPVTPASGMYWLSCLSPEGNDPDNLKVTVTKVGAEFPSPRWRHSAAKVLCKRQKYLFVYGGRNGKDPVLGDWLFLHMDTMTCVSLPVEGPEPDARHSHSACSWKGGALIAGGLSVSEEPLGSIYFLKPVSHGFCWESLDVQPPITPRYSHTAHVFDGKLLLVGGVWIHSSYVPGVTVIDLTTKLSSEYLIDTTYVPWPLMLHNHTSIFLPEEQQLLLLGGGGNCFSFGTHFNSHPVTLDVTSLRLRQ